Proteins encoded together in one Anticarsia gemmatalis isolate Benzon Research Colony breed Stoneville strain chromosome 1, ilAntGemm2 primary, whole genome shotgun sequence window:
- the LOC142972872 gene encoding pancreatic lipase-related protein 2-like, which translates to MKLLVVLCGLLALSASHVIPAGPSDEAIPTIPGDNSHYVEGESRYVWMPDAEGNPVLVDLDEPVDESVLDSRNGANNQYWLFTRRNPNNAQIIRHNEADTITSSNYQRNRPLKVIVHGWNNNGNTAMNPTITSAFLAVQDCNVIVVDWRALANSAYNTAANGVPNVGEHLGKFLTWLINTGGGNWNQVHLVGFSLGAHVVGNAGREAGNRPARITGLDPAGPRWGSNSNALNGNNGQYVEAIHTDGHLLGIFNPVGDADFYPNGGKNPQPGCLISTCSHGRSTDLFASSVRNPNRFVGRQCNNIWDAELGNCNGGTLVMGNSNIGKRGRGLFGLRTGSSWPF; encoded by the exons ATGAAACTTCTAGTTGTGCTCTGTGGTTTACTAGCGC ttaGCGCTAGCCACGTTATCCCTGCTGGCCCAAGCGATGAGGCCATCCCCACTATCCCCGGGGACAACAGTCACTATGTGGAGGGAGAAAGCCGCTACGTCTGGATGCCCGATGCTGAAGGCAACCCAGTACTTGTAGACTTGGACGAACCTGTAGACGAGTCAGTCCTGGACTCTAGAAATGGTGCCAACAACCAATATTGGCTTTTCACCAG GAGAAATCCGAATAACGCTCAAATTATTCGCCACAATGAAGCTGACACCATCACAAGCTCCAACTACCAACGCAACCGTCCTCTGAAAGTGATTGTCCACGGATGGAACAACAACGGCAACACTGCTATGAATCCTACAATTACATCTGCTTTCCTGGCAGTTCAAGATTGTAACGTTATTGTAGTTGACTGGCGCGCTCTTGCCAATAGTGCTTATAATACCGCTGCCAATGGTGTTCCTAATGTTGGTGAACACCTCGGTAAATTCCTCACTTGGCTCATCAACACCGGTGGTGGTAACTGGAACCAGGTTCACTTGGTTGGATTCAGTTTGGGAGCTCACGTCGTCGGTAACGCTGGTCGTGAGGCTGGTAACCGCCCCGCTCGTATTACTG GACTGGACCCGGCTGGTCCTCGTTGGGGAAGTAACTCTAACGCCCTCAATGGAAACAATGGTCAATACGTCGAGGCCATCCACACCGATGGTCATCTCCTCGGTATCTTCAACCCTGTCGGAGATGCTGATTTCTACCCCAACGGTGGAAAGAACCCTCAGCCTGGCTGCTTAATTAGCACTTGCTCTCACGGACGGTCCACTGATTTGTTCGCTTCCTCCGTCCGCAACCCCAACCGCTTCGTCGGTAGACAGTGCAACAACATTTGGGACGCAGAGCTTGGCAATTGCAATGGTGGCACTTTGGTCATGGGCAACTCTAACATCGGCAAGAGAGG tcgCGGTCTTTTCGGACTCAGGACCGGTTCTTCCTGGCCTTTCTAA